The following proteins are encoded in a genomic region of Pseudorca crassidens isolate mPseCra1 chromosome 1, mPseCra1.hap1, whole genome shotgun sequence:
- the CCNB1IP1 gene encoding E3 ubiquitin-protein ligase CCNB1IP1: MSLCEDMLLCNYRKCRIKLSGYAWVTACSHIFCDQHGSGEFSRSPAICPACNSTLSGKLDIVRTELSPSEEYKAMVLAGLRPEIVLDISSRALAFWTYQVHQERLYQEYNFSKAEGHLKQLEKIYTQQIQSKDIELTSMKGEVTSMKKVLEEYKKKFTDISEKLMERNRQYQKLQGLYDSLRLRNITIANQDGTLEPSMIAQSGVFGFPLGNNSRFPLDSTPVRNRGGGDGDFQFRPFFVGSPTAPEPTNSFFSFASPSNELEQQQVSSRAFKVKRI; the protein is encoded by the exons ATGTCTTTGTGTGAAGACATGCTGCTTTGTAACTATCGCAAGTGTCGCATCAAACTCTCTGGTTATGCATGGGTCACTGCTTGCTCTCATATATTCTGTGATCAGCATGGCAGCGGTGAGTTTAGTCGTTCACCAGCTATCTGCCCTGCCTGCAACAGTACTCTTTCTGGAAAGCTAGATATTGTCCGCACAGAACTCAGTCCATCAGAGGAATATAAAGCCATGGTATTGGCGGGACTTCGACCAGAGATTGTGTTGGACATTAGCTCCCGAGCACTGGCCTTCTGGACCTATCAG GTACACCAGGAGCGTCTCTATCAAGAATACAATTTCAGCAAGGCTGAGGGCCATCTGAAACAGTTGGAGAAGATATATACTCAGCAAATACAGAGCAAGGATATAGAACTGACCTCTATGAAAGGGGAGGTCACCTCCATGAAGAAAGTGCTAGAAGAATACAAGAAAAAGTTCACTGACATCTCTGAGAAACTTATGGAGAGAAATCGCCAGTATCAAAAGCTCCAAGGCCTCTATGATAGCCTTAGACTACGAAATATCACTATTGCTAACCAAGATGGTACCCTTGAACCATCTATGATTGCACAGTCTGGTGTTTTTGGCTTCCCATTAG GGAACAACTCCAGGTTTCCTTTGGACAGTACACCAGTTCGAAATCGGGGTGGTGGAGATGGAGATTTTCAGTTCAGACCATTTTTTGTGGGTTCTCCCACAGCACCTGAACCCACCAACAGCTTTTTTAGTTTTGCCTCCCCAAGTAATGAATTAGAGCAGCAGCAAGTCTCTAGCAGGGcctttaaagtaaaaagaatttaG